A stretch of Heliomicrobium undosum DNA encodes these proteins:
- a CDS encoding succinate dehydrogenase, which translates to MSDNNHFLIRKVHSLLGIIPIGLFFAEHALMNSMAIVSQDIWLAWSSFLHHLPFKFFLEMAMIFIPIAFHAIYGTYIVYVAKNNVLQYNYFRNWMFYLQRITAIITVLFVVWHVWSLRMMDFWGATSGNYFTNFGQYLASSPIALAAYVIGFLAAAFHFANGIWSFCVAWGITIGPKAQNVTFVLCMGIMGVLSVGGLGALYFLMNAAH; encoded by the coding sequence ATGTCGGACAATAATCATTTTCTTATCCGTAAAGTTCACTCCTTGCTCGGCATCATTCCTATCGGTCTGTTTTTTGCTGAGCACGCATTGATGAACTCCATGGCCATCGTCAGCCAAGACATCTGGCTGGCTTGGTCGAGTTTCCTTCATCACCTGCCGTTCAAGTTCTTCCTTGAGATGGCAATGATCTTTATCCCCATCGCTTTCCACGCCATTTACGGCACCTATATCGTTTATGTGGCCAAGAACAACGTGCTTCAGTACAACTATTTCCGGAACTGGATGTTCTACCTGCAGCGCATCACGGCCATCATTACCGTTCTTTTTGTGGTCTGGCACGTCTGGTCCCTGAGGATGATGGACTTCTGGGGCGCAACCAGTGGCAACTACTTCACCAACTTCGGCCAATACCTGGCTTCCAGCCCCATCGCGTTGGCCGCCTACGTCATCGGTTTCCTGGCTGCCGCTTTCCACTTCGCCAACGGCATCTGGAGCTTCTGTGTGGCCTGGGGCATCACGATCGGTCCGAAAGCGCAAAATGTGACCTTCGTGCTGTGCATGGGCATCATGGGCGTCCTGTCTGTCGGCGGTCTGGGAGCGCTCTACTTCCTGATGAATGCGGCTCACTAA
- a CDS encoding NAD(P)/FAD-dependent oxidoreductase has product MAKRYDSVVIGCGPAGLSAALNLHIRNKSFIILGTKQCSHRLAKAERIDNYLGLPEISGKELMKRYLHHVSSRGIELREERVTAVYPGDGEFAVVTGKGQYTARSLIVATGVHIEKVLPGENEFLGKGVSYCATCDGPLFRGKTVALIDYTGGAAHDEVLFLAGVTDKLYYLLPEGKNASATGAANLSLPTNVTQLHGTTPSIKGADTVSSLVVDEQEFAVDGVFILRETQKAEILVPGLATDNKAVTIDGQMATNIPGVYAAGDCTGKPYQLARAVGQGAVAALSAVGYLDNPQK; this is encoded by the coding sequence ATGGCTAAGCGTTACGACTCTGTCGTCATTGGTTGCGGACCCGCGGGTCTGTCGGCAGCCTTGAACCTGCACATCCGGAACAAGTCATTCATCATTCTGGGAACGAAGCAGTGCAGTCATCGCCTGGCAAAAGCCGAACGGATCGACAACTACCTGGGCTTGCCGGAGATCTCCGGCAAGGAACTCATGAAGCGTTATCTTCACCATGTGTCCAGCCGCGGCATCGAGCTGCGGGAAGAACGGGTGACAGCGGTCTATCCGGGAGATGGGGAGTTCGCTGTGGTCACTGGGAAGGGCCAGTATACGGCCCGGTCGCTGATCGTCGCCACCGGCGTCCATATCGAAAAGGTGTTACCTGGGGAAAATGAGTTCCTGGGCAAAGGTGTGTCCTACTGCGCCACCTGTGACGGCCCTCTCTTTCGAGGAAAAACGGTGGCCTTGATCGATTACACTGGCGGCGCCGCCCACGATGAGGTTTTGTTCCTGGCCGGCGTTACCGATAAACTGTATTATCTTTTGCCGGAAGGAAAAAACGCTTCAGCAACCGGTGCAGCCAATCTGTCCCTGCCTACAAATGTGACGCAGCTGCACGGAACAACTCCTTCTATAAAAGGCGCTGACACCGTCTCCTCCCTGGTCGTCGATGAGCAGGAGTTTGCTGTTGACGGTGTCTTCATTCTACGAGAAACCCAAAAGGCGGAGATCCTTGTTCCCGGTCTGGCTACCGATAATAAAGCTGTCACTATCGATGGGCAGATGGCGACCAATATCCCCGGTGTCTATGCGGCCGGCGACTGCACGGGAAAGCCTTATCAATTGGCCAGGGCCGTAGGCCAAGGCGCTGTGGCCGCCCTCAGCGCCGTCGGCTATCTGGACAATCCCCAGAAGTGA
- a CDS encoding L-lactate permease translates to MWTQVYDPMGNIFLSAAIAVIPIIYLFWALAIQKMKGFIAGSTTTTIAVLIAIFVYGMPAQVAIASTLQGALYGLFPICWIVITAVFLYNLTVKSGQFEIIKDSIASITDDRRLQALLIAFSFGAFLEGAAGFGTPVAISAGMLVGLGFNPLYAAGLCLIANTAPVAFGGIGIPIIVAGQVSGIDDFAISQMVGRQLPLLSVFVPFWLVMIMSGWKGVKEVWPAALVSGLAFAIGQWWSANYLGAMLPDIISSLCSIIALVVFLKLWKPKNIWRFENEPAATYNASTANLTFKKVLKAWSPFIILTIMVGDWGMKAVNAVLDSVSIKFAFPIIHNAVINPTTNAPIAAIFKFNWLSAAGTAILLSAFITMLIVRMPLGQTIGIFWDTVKSLKFPMITIASVLGYAYIGNSSGMTYTMGMALATTGALFPLFSPVLGWLGVFITGSDTSANAVFGKLQAITADTIGTDPVLTVAANSSGGVTGKMISPQSIAVATAATGLVGKESDLFRFTVKHSLFFLVIVCIITYLQATVLKWMIPVYQKGVAAAAAANLAQLQSEGYMLLGITAVIVAILGFSVMGQTDSKGAYSKR, encoded by the coding sequence ATGTGGACTCAAGTATACGATCCCATGGGGAATATCTTCCTGTCGGCCGCCATTGCCGTCATTCCCATCATCTATCTGTTCTGGGCTCTGGCCATTCAAAAGATGAAAGGCTTCATCGCCGGTTCCACCACGACGACCATCGCCGTCCTCATCGCTATCTTCGTTTACGGCATGCCGGCGCAGGTAGCCATCGCTTCGACCCTGCAAGGTGCCCTCTATGGTCTCTTCCCCATCTGCTGGATCGTCATCACGGCCGTCTTCCTCTACAACCTCACTGTAAAGAGCGGCCAGTTTGAGATCATCAAAGACTCCATCGCCTCCATCACCGACGACCGCCGCCTCCAGGCGCTGCTGATCGCCTTCTCCTTCGGCGCCTTCCTTGAAGGTGCTGCCGGCTTCGGCACTCCTGTCGCCATCTCGGCTGGTATGCTCGTCGGCCTCGGCTTCAACCCCCTCTACGCCGCCGGCCTCTGCCTGATCGCCAACACCGCCCCTGTTGCCTTCGGCGGCATTGGTATTCCCATCATCGTCGCCGGCCAGGTTTCCGGCATCGACGATTTCGCCATCTCTCAGATGGTTGGTCGCCAGCTCCCCCTGCTGTCCGTCTTCGTTCCCTTCTGGCTGGTCATGATCATGTCCGGTTGGAAAGGTGTTAAAGAAGTTTGGCCGGCCGCCCTCGTCTCCGGCCTGGCTTTCGCCATCGGCCAGTGGTGGTCTGCCAACTACCTGGGCGCCATGCTCCCCGACATCATCTCCTCCCTCTGCTCCATCATCGCGCTGGTCGTCTTCCTCAAGCTCTGGAAGCCCAAAAACATCTGGCGCTTTGAGAACGAGCCTGCCGCCACCTACAACGCTTCTACAGCCAACCTGACCTTCAAGAAAGTCCTGAAAGCCTGGAGCCCCTTCATCATCCTGACCATCATGGTCGGCGACTGGGGCATGAAGGCTGTCAACGCTGTCCTTGACTCGGTCTCCATCAAGTTCGCCTTCCCCATCATCCACAATGCCGTCATCAACCCGACCACCAACGCCCCCATCGCTGCCATCTTCAAGTTTAACTGGCTCTCCGCCGCTGGTACGGCCATCCTGCTCTCCGCCTTCATCACCATGCTGATCGTGCGGATGCCCCTCGGCCAGACCATCGGCATCTTCTGGGATACCGTCAAGTCGCTGAAGTTCCCCATGATCACCATCGCCTCCGTTCTCGGTTACGCCTATATCGGCAACTCCTCCGGCATGACCTACACCATGGGTATGGCTCTGGCCACCACGGGCGCCCTCTTCCCCCTCTTCTCGCCCGTCCTCGGCTGGCTCGGCGTCTTCATCACCGGTTCTGACACCTCCGCCAACGCTGTTTTCGGCAAACTGCAAGCCATTACGGCGGACACGATTGGCACCGATCCCGTCCTGACCGTCGCTGCCAACTCTTCCGGCGGCGTCACCGGCAAGATGATCTCGCCCCAGTCCATCGCCGTCGCCACCGCCGCCACCGGCCTGGTCGGCAAGGAATCGGATCTGTTCCGCTTCACCGTGAAGCACTCCCTGTTCTTCCTCGTAATCGTCTGTATCATCACCTACCTGCAAGCGACTGTCCTGAAGTGGATGATTCCCGTCTACCAGAAAGGCGTTGCTGCTGCTGCTGCCGCCAACTTGGCCCAGTTGCAGTCCGAAGGCTATATGCTCCTCGGCATCACCGCTGTTATCGTAGCCATCCTCGGCTTCTCCGTCATGGGTCAGACCGACAGCAAAGGCGCTTATTCCAAGCGGTAA
- a CDS encoding TlpA family protein disulfide reductase, with protein MMTKWSKWFFVPVLALSLTAAGCVSTDTGNTGAGALGQTPGVANTPNGAAKERLKAPDFKLMSLYGKEESLSAYKGKPVVVNFWASWCQPCRNEMPDLNEFAKEYEGKVAVLGVNLTFNDKEKDVRNLVQKLDIKFPILLDNDPNNLAAEAYRIQPIPATFFIDKDGNIADVLVGAARSKNDFVKRVEPLLK; from the coding sequence ATGATGACAAAGTGGTCGAAGTGGTTCTTTGTCCCGGTGTTGGCCCTTTCGCTCACAGCCGCCGGTTGTGTCTCTACAGATACCGGCAACACCGGCGCCGGTGCTTTGGGGCAGACCCCAGGAGTAGCAAATACCCCTAACGGCGCGGCCAAAGAACGGCTGAAGGCGCCCGACTTCAAGTTGATGTCGCTCTACGGCAAGGAGGAATCGCTCTCGGCCTATAAAGGCAAGCCGGTGGTGGTCAACTTCTGGGCCTCCTGGTGCCAGCCGTGCCGCAACGAGATGCCTGACCTCAACGAATTTGCTAAAGAATATGAAGGCAAGGTGGCCGTACTGGGTGTCAACCTCACCTTCAACGATAAGGAAAAGGATGTCCGGAATCTGGTTCAGAAACTGGATATCAAATTCCCCATCCTCCTCGATAATGACCCCAACAACTTAGCCGCTGAGGCTTACCGGATCCAGCCGATCCCGGCCACTTTCTTTATCGACAAGGACGGGAATATCGCTGATGTGCTCGTCGGCGCGGCCCGGAGCAAGAACGATTTCGTGAAGCGGGTGGAACCGCTATTAAAATAG
- a CDS encoding (Fe-S)-binding protein, with protein sequence MADLKTLEKAQELINQCMKCGNCQAVCPLYAETMHEGAVARGKIKLAVDVLEGKLQPSHAVLDKFALCLTCKACEANCPCGVHCVDIILAARAQLAEKVGLPFIKQSIFRGLKLRRLFNFGLKVGANFQGVALKKRGEGLKGRTMRLPIMGMDIRRVIPDLATTHSRDMYDEFNPAHSGKGKVRAAFFTGCVNNLIYNDTCKAIVEVLRANDVDVIIPKAQHCCGAPVFINGDRNIGREMARHNLEVFSAADEKYNLDYVFMACGTCVCSFAEHYTHLLHDEPKYHAMAEKLAKKTTDVNPLVIKVGGLQKPLGKVEHVVTYHDSCHLARSMKVTAEPREIMKAIPGVRFIEMKDAARCCGGAGSFSLTHYDLSKQITTKKAENIRSTGATLATTGCPGCRMTIEDGLAQTNVKIDTVHPVALLYESYKNSGVIKG encoded by the coding sequence ATGGCCGATCTGAAAACACTGGAAAAAGCGCAGGAACTGATCAACCAGTGCATGAAGTGCGGCAACTGCCAGGCCGTCTGCCCCCTCTATGCCGAGACGATGCATGAGGGTGCTGTCGCCCGCGGCAAGATTAAGTTGGCTGTCGACGTGCTGGAAGGCAAGCTGCAGCCCAGCCACGCCGTCCTGGACAAGTTTGCCCTCTGCCTGACCTGCAAAGCCTGTGAAGCCAACTGCCCCTGTGGCGTTCACTGTGTCGACATCATCCTGGCCGCCCGTGCCCAACTGGCCGAGAAGGTCGGCCTGCCCTTCATCAAGCAGTCCATCTTCCGCGGCCTCAAGCTGCGCCGCCTCTTCAACTTCGGTCTGAAGGTGGGCGCCAACTTCCAGGGCGTAGCCTTAAAAAAGCGCGGAGAAGGCCTCAAAGGACGCACCATGCGCCTGCCTATCATGGGCATGGACATCCGCCGCGTCATTCCTGACCTGGCGACGACCCATTCCCGGGACATGTATGACGAGTTCAACCCGGCTCACAGCGGCAAAGGGAAGGTGCGCGCCGCCTTCTTCACCGGCTGTGTCAACAACCTGATCTACAACGACACCTGCAAGGCCATTGTGGAGGTCCTCCGCGCCAACGACGTGGACGTGATCATCCCGAAAGCCCAGCACTGCTGCGGCGCCCCTGTCTTTATCAATGGCGACCGCAACATCGGCCGTGAAATGGCCCGCCACAACCTGGAGGTCTTCAGCGCTGCCGACGAGAAGTACAACCTCGATTATGTTTTCATGGCTTGCGGCACCTGTGTCTGCTCCTTCGCCGAGCATTATACGCACCTGCTTCACGATGAGCCCAAGTACCACGCCATGGCGGAAAAATTGGCGAAGAAGACGACCGACGTGAACCCGCTGGTGATCAAGGTGGGCGGTCTGCAAAAGCCCCTTGGCAAGGTGGAGCATGTGGTCACCTATCACGACTCCTGCCACCTGGCCCGGAGCATGAAGGTCACTGCCGAGCCCCGGGAAATCATGAAGGCCATCCCCGGCGTCCGTTTCATTGAGATGAAAGACGCGGCTCGCTGCTGCGGCGGCGCCGGCTCCTTCAGTCTGACCCACTACGACCTGTCCAAGCAGATCACCACTAAGAAGGCGGAGAACATCCGCAGCACCGGCGCCACCCTGGCGACCACCGGCTGCCCCGGTTGCCGGATGACCATTGAAGACGGTCTGGCCCAGACCAACGTGAAGATCGACACGGTTCACCCTGTGGCGCTGCTCTATGAGTCCTACAAGAACAGCGGTGTCATCAAGGGATAG
- a CDS encoding FAD-binding oxidoreductase, with translation MSVQQAIREVEALLGKERVLTTVEDLACYSFDGTADAPSKRPDAVIMPKTTEEVQAIMRIASKYKTPVYPRGAGTNLSGGTIPIKGGLVVTFQMMNKILEVDAENLTATVQPGVIIASLNTAVAPYGLIYPPDPGTVSTATMAGSTAECSGGLRGLKYGVTKHYIMGLEVVLANGEKFRAGGKTVKNVTAYDLVKLFTGSEGTLGIITELIVKLIPAPEAKKSMLAIFSDLDDAGKTIAGIIAAKVIPATLEIMDKTTIETVEAFAKAGLPTDAEAVLLIEVDGIPEVVEKEAQAVVEVCKRFNGKVQVARDDAEREKLWAARRAALPALARKSPTTVLEDATVPRSRIPEMLRAIRAIAKKYDLLIGTFGHAGDGNLHPTILCDERNAEQMKRVHKAVDEIFRVAVDMGGTLSGEHGIGMAKMKYLEWELGATGVDVLRRIKEALDPDYLLNPGKMVAGRS, from the coding sequence ATGTCCGTACAACAAGCCATCCGGGAAGTGGAAGCGCTGCTCGGCAAAGAGCGTGTTTTGACCACCGTGGAAGATCTGGCCTGCTACTCCTTTGACGGCACGGCTGACGCGCCGTCCAAACGTCCCGACGCCGTCATCATGCCCAAGACGACGGAAGAGGTGCAGGCGATCATGCGTATCGCCAGCAAGTACAAGACCCCCGTCTATCCCCGCGGCGCCGGCACCAACCTCTCTGGCGGCACCATCCCCATCAAGGGCGGCCTCGTAGTGACCTTTCAAATGATGAACAAGATCCTGGAGGTCGACGCTGAAAACCTGACCGCCACCGTCCAGCCGGGGGTCATCATCGCCTCGCTGAACACGGCTGTCGCCCCCTACGGTCTGATCTACCCGCCCGATCCCGGAACCGTCTCCACCGCCACTATGGCTGGTTCCACGGCTGAGTGCTCCGGCGGCCTGCGCGGCCTGAAGTATGGCGTCACCAAGCACTACATTATGGGCTTGGAAGTCGTCCTGGCCAATGGCGAGAAGTTCCGCGCCGGCGGCAAGACCGTCAAAAACGTGACCGCTTATGATCTCGTGAAGCTTTTCACCGGATCAGAAGGCACCCTGGGCATCATCACCGAACTGATCGTCAAATTGATCCCGGCGCCGGAAGCGAAAAAGTCCATGCTGGCCATCTTCAGCGATCTCGATGACGCCGGTAAGACCATCGCCGGCATCATCGCCGCCAAGGTCATCCCGGCTACCCTGGAGATCATGGACAAGACCACCATTGAAACAGTCGAAGCCTTTGCCAAGGCCGGTCTGCCCACCGACGCCGAAGCCGTTCTGCTCATCGAAGTCGACGGCATACCCGAAGTCGTTGAAAAAGAAGCCCAGGCTGTCGTTGAGGTCTGCAAGCGCTTCAACGGCAAGGTCCAAGTGGCTCGCGACGACGCCGAACGGGAGAAGCTCTGGGCCGCCCGCCGCGCCGCCCTGCCCGCCCTGGCCCGCAAATCGCCCACGACCGTTCTGGAAGACGCCACCGTGCCCCGTTCCCGCATCCCCGAAATGCTGCGGGCGATCCGCGCCATCGCCAAGAAATACGACCTGCTCATCGGCACCTTCGGTCACGCTGGTGACGGCAACCTGCACCCGACCATCCTCTGCGACGAGCGCAATGCCGAGCAGATGAAGCGGGTCCATAAGGCTGTCGACGAGATCTTCCGCGTCGCCGTCGACATGGGCGGCACCCTGTCGGGCGAGCACGGCATCGGCATGGCCAAGATGAAATACCTCGAGTGGGAACTGGGCGCCACCGGTGTGGACGTGCTGCGCCGCATCAAAGAAGCCCTTGACCCTGATTACCTGTTGAACCCCGGAAAAATGGTTGCGGGGAGGTCCTAA
- the ldhH gene encoding L-lactate dehydrogenase (quinone) large subunit LdhH yields the protein MSNEQHNQDFKASIQKALNDQVMRGALSRFADAYPTARKNAYQGVDIEALRGEIACAKAKNGENLDQLIKLFTENATKRGAKVYYAKTAEDANRYIANLAIEKKVKKIVKSKSMASEEIHLNDHLKKAGLIVNETDLGEWIIQLAGQKPSHMVMPAIHLSKEQVAGYFSKELKSDIPPDIPLMVQKARVELRTKFIEADMGISGANFAVAETGTIATVTNEGNARLTTTLPRVHVALVGIEKVIKDFKEAANIIKALPKSATGQLITSYVTMVTGVTPTEVDGQVQDKELHIVLMDNGRSDMLKDPKFKQAWQCIRCASCLNVCPAYQMVGGHVYGHIYAGGIGAILTFFFNDPTDAEKPQNLCLGCGRCTEVCPGKIPIPDLILEMRRRMADKKGIGLIPKAIFNVVANRKLMHSLLRVASVGQFPLTGGKPFIRHLPFFFSELTKERSLPAVAPKPFRDIAKEREKKNTGKKKRVNFYAGCLIDFCYPHIGTAVYDVLEHAGCEVYFPWDQACCGAPSKYMGDTESQIRLVKQNVAAMEEGNPDYIVSACPTCTVAMMEDIIEVLKDDPAWCERAKKVAAKVRDFSALAEELGVKAPGKKKSLKGKFTYHDSCHYRRHLHLSDVPRKLLSEVAGMELVEMKDSDQCCGMAGSYLVKFPEISAPILQKKLDNIAATGSELVCVDCPGCVMQISGGLDKRRSSVKIRHTAEVLAEALRKG from the coding sequence ATGTCCAACGAGCAGCACAATCAAGACTTCAAAGCGTCGATTCAAAAGGCCCTGAACGACCAGGTCATGCGGGGCGCCCTCAGCCGCTTCGCTGACGCCTACCCGACAGCCCGGAAAAACGCCTACCAGGGTGTGGACATTGAGGCGCTGCGCGGCGAGATCGCCTGCGCGAAAGCCAAAAACGGCGAAAACCTGGATCAACTGATCAAGCTTTTCACTGAGAACGCCACCAAGCGGGGCGCCAAGGTCTACTATGCCAAGACGGCCGAAGACGCCAACCGCTACATCGCCAACCTGGCCATTGAGAAAAAAGTCAAAAAGATTGTCAAGTCCAAATCGATGGCTTCCGAAGAGATTCACCTGAACGATCACCTGAAAAAGGCCGGTCTGATCGTCAACGAGACGGACCTGGGCGAATGGATCATCCAGTTGGCCGGCCAGAAGCCGAGCCACATGGTCATGCCTGCCATCCACCTCTCCAAGGAGCAGGTGGCCGGTTACTTCAGCAAGGAACTGAAATCGGACATCCCGCCCGATATCCCCCTCATGGTGCAAAAGGCCCGCGTCGAACTGCGGACCAAGTTCATTGAAGCCGACATGGGCATCTCCGGCGCCAACTTCGCCGTCGCTGAGACGGGCACCATCGCCACCGTCACCAACGAGGGCAACGCCCGCCTGACGACGACCCTCCCCCGCGTCCACGTCGCCCTCGTCGGCATCGAAAAGGTGATCAAGGACTTCAAGGAAGCGGCCAACATCATCAAGGCCCTGCCGAAGAGCGCCACCGGCCAGCTCATCACCAGCTATGTCACCATGGTCACCGGCGTCACCCCCACCGAGGTGGACGGCCAGGTCCAGGACAAGGAACTGCACATCGTCCTCATGGACAACGGCCGCAGCGACATGCTGAAGGATCCCAAGTTCAAGCAGGCCTGGCAGTGCATCCGCTGCGCCTCCTGCCTGAACGTCTGCCCGGCCTACCAGATGGTCGGCGGCCACGTCTACGGCCACATCTACGCCGGCGGCATCGGCGCCATCCTGACCTTCTTCTTCAACGATCCCACCGACGCGGAGAAGCCGCAAAACCTCTGCCTCGGCTGCGGCCGCTGCACCGAAGTCTGCCCCGGCAAGATCCCCATTCCTGACCTGATCCTGGAGATGCGCCGCCGCATGGCCGATAAAAAAGGCATCGGTCTGATCCCCAAGGCCATCTTCAACGTCGTCGCCAACCGCAAGTTGATGCACAGCCTGTTGCGCGTCGCCTCTGTCGGCCAGTTCCCCCTGACCGGCGGTAAGCCCTTCATCCGCCACCTGCCTTTCTTCTTCTCCGAACTGACGAAGGAGCGGAGTCTGCCGGCCGTGGCGCCGAAGCCCTTCCGCGACATCGCCAAGGAGCGCGAGAAGAAGAACACGGGCAAGAAAAAGCGGGTCAACTTCTATGCCGGCTGCCTCATCGACTTCTGCTACCCCCACATCGGCACGGCCGTCTACGACGTCCTCGAACACGCCGGCTGTGAAGTCTACTTCCCTTGGGATCAGGCCTGCTGCGGCGCCCCGTCCAAGTATATGGGCGACACGGAGTCCCAGATCCGGCTGGTCAAGCAGAACGTTGCCGCCATGGAAGAAGGCAACCCCGACTATATCGTCTCTGCCTGCCCGACCTGCACCGTCGCCATGATGGAAGATATCATCGAGGTGCTCAAAGACGACCCCGCCTGGTGTGAACGCGCCAAGAAGGTGGCCGCCAAGGTTCGCGACTTCTCCGCACTGGCCGAGGAACTGGGCGTCAAGGCCCCCGGCAAGAAGAAGAGCCTCAAGGGCAAGTTCACCTACCACGATTCCTGTCACTACCGCCGCCACCTGCACCTCTCCGACGTGCCCCGCAAGCTGCTCTCCGAAGTGGCCGGCATGGAACTTGTCGAGATGAAAGATTCCGATCAGTGCTGCGGCATGGCCGGTTCCTATCTGGTCAAGTTCCCCGAAATCTCCGCTCCGATCCTGCAGAAGAAGCTCGACAACATCGCCGCCACCGGCAGCGAACTTGTCTGTGTGGACTGCCCCGGCTGCGTCATGCAGATCTCCGGTGGTTTAGATAAACGCCGCAGTTCCGTGAAGATCCGGCACACCGCTGAGGTCCTGGCGGAAGCGCTGCGCAAAGGTTAA
- a CDS encoding LutC/YkgG family protein: MSSEKLFSVFKEKAGVMSAQVHRVGTWAQAGELIAEQVKELKAQRVHLFPTPQLEKTNCRATLAKTGVTISEKLDRHELDVTDVGITFVPYAVAETGSIFHPETDPLGRVVTMLPPTHIAVVPFNKILPTVADALETVVKDFGAVPGYMSFISGPSRTADIERVLTIGVHGPSKLIVILVDEGV; encoded by the coding sequence GTGTCCTCGGAAAAACTTTTTTCCGTTTTTAAGGAAAAGGCGGGGGTCATGTCCGCTCAGGTTCACCGGGTGGGCACATGGGCCCAAGCCGGCGAACTGATCGCCGAACAGGTCAAAGAGCTGAAGGCGCAACGGGTTCACCTCTTTCCCACGCCCCAACTGGAGAAGACCAACTGCCGGGCCACGCTGGCCAAGACCGGGGTCACCATTTCCGAAAAACTCGATCGCCATGAACTCGACGTCACCGATGTGGGCATTACTTTCGTTCCGTATGCGGTTGCGGAGACAGGATCAATCTTTCATCCCGAGACAGATCCCCTGGGGCGCGTTGTGACCATGTTGCCCCCGACCCATATCGCTGTCGTCCCTTTTAATAAGATTCTCCCGACCGTCGCCGACGCGCTGGAAACGGTCGTTAAAGACTTTGGCGCCGTTCCCGGCTACATGTCCTTCATCTCCGGCCCGAGCCGGACCGCCGATATCGAGCGGGTGCTCACCATCGGCGTCCACGGCCCCAGCAAACTGATCGTAATTCTCGTCGACGAAGGGGTGTAA
- a CDS encoding MFS transporter: protein MQWRDQVDKRNFYFMTANGALYFTALAFIDGTIVVPLFLNQLTQSPVLVGLASTVRTVGFFLPQILMAGWVTGATRLNRFIFRLHLTTRLPLLLPALAIGFDAPPALVALLFLSAYTLFAFGEGIAQVPWMDVFGRTIDDSHRGKLFGTMQALGGLGALAGTLVVQRVFASPRLTFPDNFALLIAIGAAFMFISTTMIRLAVDPPKTKEKARELSVTHVVSRIPQYLAEHRLFSRMLLVQVLTSFNVLGFPFYILFIRQTGVLPAWAPGVLLSLQVLGQVGGGLLLGYLSDRVGNRRTIMTVTAINIAVPLLIVFSQQLAGMAAFAGTGLGFMFLGACFGGWLGFVNYLMETTPVEKRPVYVSLSNLFSAPVALLPITAGAFLRLVPMQWIFWVVAAIEVVALLLAYRLPEPREIGEVGTLDAVGQVGKVGADRSVHEDGAPLGKRLPTPAYRPNEEKE from the coding sequence GTGCAATGGCGCGATCAGGTTGACAAGCGAAACTTCTATTTTATGACAGCTAACGGCGCCCTCTACTTCACGGCGCTCGCCTTTATCGACGGCACCATCGTTGTGCCCCTCTTTCTCAACCAACTCACCCAGTCGCCGGTCCTGGTAGGTTTGGCCTCAACCGTGCGCACGGTCGGTTTTTTTCTGCCGCAGATTTTGATGGCCGGCTGGGTGACCGGCGCCACCCGTCTGAACCGCTTCATCTTCCGCCTGCACCTGACGACACGCCTGCCGTTGCTTCTGCCGGCGCTGGCGATCGGGTTCGACGCGCCGCCGGCGCTTGTGGCATTGCTGTTCCTGAGCGCCTACACCCTGTTCGCCTTCGGCGAGGGCATCGCCCAGGTGCCCTGGATGGATGTCTTCGGCCGGACCATCGACGATTCCCACCGGGGAAAGCTCTTCGGAACGATGCAAGCCCTCGGCGGCCTGGGCGCCCTGGCCGGCACCCTTGTCGTGCAGCGCGTCTTTGCATCTCCCCGCTTGACCTTCCCCGATAACTTCGCCCTCCTTATCGCCATCGGCGCTGCTTTTATGTTCATATCGACGACGATGATCCGCCTGGCAGTGGATCCGCCAAAAACGAAAGAGAAGGCGCGCGAGTTATCGGTCACCCATGTGGTCAGCCGGATCCCCCAGTACCTGGCCGAGCACCGCCTCTTCTCGCGGATGCTGCTCGTCCAGGTGCTGACCAGCTTCAACGTGCTGGGCTTTCCCTTTTATATTCTCTTCATTCGGCAAACGGGCGTACTGCCGGCCTGGGCGCCGGGCGTCTTATTGTCGCTTCAGGTGCTCGGCCAAGTGGGCGGCGGACTGTTATTGGGCTACTTGAGCGATCGCGTCGGCAACCGCCGGACGATCATGACCGTAACGGCGATCAACATCGCCGTTCCCCTGCTCATCGTCTTTTCTCAGCAGTTGGCAGGCATGGCCGCCTTCGCCGGCACAGGCCTCGGCTTCATGTTCCTCGGCGCCTGTTTCGGCGGGTGGCTGGGCTTTGTCAACTACCTGATGGAAACGACGCCGGTGGAAAAACGCCCTGTCTATGTGAGCCTCTCCAACCTCTTCTCTGCCCCTGTCGCCCTCCTCCCCATCACCGCCGGCGCCTTCCTCCGCCTTGTGCCGATGCAGTGGATCTTCTGGGTCGTGGCAGCAATTGAGGTGGTGGCGCTGCTGCTGGCCTATCGGCTGCCAGAGCCGCGGGAAATCGGGGAAGTAGGGACTCTTGACGCGGTTGGCCAGGTCGGTAAGGTGGGAGCGGATCGGTCTGTTCATGAGGATGGAGCGCCCTTAGGCAAGCGCTTGCCTACACCCGCTTACCGCCCTAATGAAGAAAAGGAATGA